A single Chromatiales bacterium DNA region contains:
- a CDS encoding glycosyltransferase family 2 protein gives MPVRDVDLAIVTPMANEAATVERFVTEVLAVCERFPFARLRWFVILDRVSTDTTGEQLQDIAAGELRLKVVWAPENRSVVDAYLRGYREALAWGADWLLELDAGFSHDPRSIPAFFKALADGHDCAFGVRFGLEGARFDGSLKRRIVSQGGTWLANRMLGTKMTDMTSGFEIFTADALRAILDAGIESRGPFFQTEIRTHAHELNWTQVPIHYRSPSHAIGRSALADAFAGLKRLRARRRTLRR, from the coding sequence ATGCCCGTTCGCGACGTAGATCTCGCGATTGTCACGCCCATGGCCAACGAGGCGGCGACCGTCGAGCGATTCGTTACGGAGGTGCTCGCGGTCTGTGAACGCTTCCCGTTCGCGCGACTGCGCTGGTTCGTGATCCTCGATCGCGTCAGTACGGACACAACAGGGGAGCAGCTTCAGGACATCGCTGCGGGCGAACTGCGGCTCAAGGTCGTCTGGGCCCCGGAAAATCGAAGTGTTGTGGATGCCTATCTGCGCGGATATCGCGAGGCGCTCGCCTGGGGGGCCGACTGGCTGCTCGAACTGGACGCCGGTTTCAGCCACGATCCGCGGTCGATCCCGGCGTTCTTCAAGGCCCTTGCCGACGGCCATGACTGCGCGTTTGGTGTGCGCTTCGGGCTTGAGGGCGCGCGCTTCGATGGCAGCCTGAAGCGTCGGATCGTCAGCCAGGGCGGCACCTGGCTAGCGAACCGCATGCTCGGAACGAAAATGACGGACATGACCAGCGGCTTCGAAATTTTTACGGCGGACGCCCTGCGCGCGATTCTCGACGCTGGCATCGAGTCGCGTGGCCCGTTTTTCCAGACCGAGATTCGTACCCACGCCCACGAATTGAACTGGACGCAGGTCCCGATTCACTACCGATCGCCGAGCCACGCGATCGGCCGCAGTGCGCTCGC
- a CDS encoding undecaprenyl/decaprenyl-phosphate alpha-N-acetylglucosaminyl 1-phosphate transferase: MLHAIGLLLAALVTAAAIAELRHRARRWGLVDHPDARKHHAAATPLVGGIGMFMGLIVGATLLASGPTTGWLIAAGGIVVIVGVADDRLELGSTLRLAAQTAAGLVMTLGAGVTLANLGHLGAPDEIMWLGGWSVPLTVFATVGVINALNMSDGMDGLAGTLTLVAAGALALAAALGGHAQSAWTLGLLMAVVAAFLFFNLRARGPALVFMGDAGSMLLGLVLAWFAVALTQGEDRAIAPVTALWILAVPLIDTVSLIVRRLLRRRSPFSADRWHLHHLLRDRLGPRRALGFEALLAVATAGMGLAADYAGVSEALMFWLFIGVFTGYTLFGWFWAGHSAPQPDAAD, from the coding sequence ATGCTCCATGCAATCGGACTGTTGCTTGCCGCCCTCGTGACCGCCGCCGCCATCGCAGAACTGCGGCACCGCGCCCGACGCTGGGGGCTGGTCGATCACCCCGATGCAAGAAAACACCACGCGGCGGCCACGCCGCTGGTCGGCGGAATCGGCATGTTCATGGGGCTGATCGTCGGTGCTACGCTGCTGGCGAGTGGTCCGACAACTGGCTGGCTGATTGCGGCGGGAGGAATCGTAGTCATTGTCGGCGTTGCCGACGACCGGCTTGAGCTCGGGTCGACCCTGCGCCTGGCCGCGCAGACCGCCGCCGGACTGGTGATGACACTGGGGGCCGGGGTCACGCTTGCGAACCTCGGCCATCTCGGTGCGCCTGACGAGATCATGTGGCTCGGTGGCTGGTCGGTGCCGCTGACCGTGTTCGCGACCGTCGGCGTCATCAATGCGCTGAACATGAGCGACGGCATGGACGGACTGGCCGGAACGCTGACACTTGTCGCTGCGGGTGCGCTCGCGCTGGCCGCGGCATTGGGCGGACACGCGCAGTCCGCCTGGACCTTGGGTCTGCTGATGGCCGTCGTAGCGGCATTTCTGTTCTTCAATCTGCGTGCACGCGGGCCTGCGCTCGTATTCATGGGTGACGCCGGCAGCATGCTGCTCGGGTTGGTGCTTGCCTGGTTCGCAGTGGCGCTGACACAAGGTGAGGATCGTGCGATTGCGCCGGTGACCGCGCTGTGGATCCTGGCTGTGCCGCTGATCGATACGGTCAGCCTGATCGTGCGACGCCTGTTACGGCGGCGTTCACCGTTTTCGGCCGATCGCTGGCATCTGCACCATCTGCTGCGCGACCGGCTCGGTCCGCGTCGGGCGCTGGGCTTTGAGGCGCTGCTTGCGGTCGCAACCGCCGGCATGGGCTTGGCGGCCGACTACGCGGGGGTGTCCGAGGCATTGATGTTCTGGCTCTTCATTGGCGTGTTCACCGGCTACACCCTGTTCGGTTGGTTCTGGGCGGGCCATTCCGCCCCGCAGCCCGACGCGGCGGACTGA
- a CDS encoding glycosyltransferase — protein MKILHVAASLDPASGGPQQVCVRLAAAQASLGHEVRVIAYAPDEADESIQRECAAVPGLQHVALERVDGAGRMERLLARKARARLAPHILDSDCVYIHEIWDPILRVTAKLAAQAGVPYAVAPHGQLDPWSLRQKRTKKRLALALSYRSMLEHAAFLHALNADEVRGFAPLSLSSPVRVIPNGIFLEEIEPLPARGRFRAQHSELGDDPFVLFLSRLHYKKGLDLLAPAFARALAVHPRLRLVVAGPDGGARAAFERQIVDLGIDGRVHLVGAIYGAEKFEVLVDAACFCLPSRQEGFSVAITEALACGVPVVVSEACHFPEVAETGAGRVVPLDIDAVAAALIEIAGDGGLANAMGRAGAALVRERYQWPTIARATLDAIAEACAGRPAQGGSRHA, from the coding sequence GTGAAAATCCTCCATGTTGCCGCGAGCCTGGATCCGGCCAGCGGTGGACCGCAGCAGGTGTGCGTGCGCCTGGCTGCCGCACAGGCATCGCTAGGGCACGAGGTGCGCGTCATCGCTTACGCGCCGGATGAGGCCGATGAAAGTATCCAGCGCGAATGCGCGGCCGTGCCCGGACTCCAGCACGTCGCGCTTGAACGTGTTGATGGGGCTGGACGCATGGAGCGTTTGCTGGCACGCAAGGCGCGCGCCAGACTCGCCCCACACATTCTCGATAGCGATTGCGTCTATATCCACGAAATCTGGGATCCCATCCTGCGCGTGACCGCGAAGCTGGCCGCGCAGGCCGGCGTTCCGTATGCCGTGGCGCCCCACGGCCAGCTCGATCCGTGGAGTCTGCGTCAGAAACGCACAAAGAAGCGGCTTGCGCTGGCGTTGTCCTATCGTTCCATGCTCGAGCACGCCGCATTTCTGCACGCGCTGAATGCTGATGAAGTGCGTGGCTTTGCACCGCTTTCCCTATCGTCCCCGGTCCGTGTCATTCCCAACGGCATCTTTCTGGAAGAGATCGAGCCGCTGCCCGCGCGCGGGCGGTTTCGCGCGCAGCATTCTGAGCTGGGCGACGATCCGTTCGTCCTGTTTCTTTCGCGGCTGCACTACAAGAAGGGCCTTGATCTGCTTGCGCCTGCCTTTGCCAGGGCGCTGGCCGTACACCCGCGCCTGCGGCTGGTGGTGGCCGGTCCTGATGGCGGCGCACGGGCCGCGTTCGAGCGGCAGATTGTCGACCTCGGAATTGACGGACGGGTGCATCTGGTCGGCGCGATATACGGGGCCGAAAAATTCGAGGTGCTTGTGGATGCGGCCTGTTTCTGCCTGCCGAGCCGGCAGGAGGGGTTTTCGGTGGCGATCACCGAGGCGCTGGCCTGCGGCGTGCCCGTGGTCGTCAGCGAGGCCTGTCACTTTCCGGAGGTGGCCGAGACCGGGGCCGGCCGCGTGGTGCCACTCGATATCGATGCGGTTGCAGCGGCGCTGATCGAGATCGCGGGTGACGGCGGCCTGGCCAACGCGATGGGTCGCGCCGGCGCGGCGCTGGTGCGCGAGCGCTATCAGTGGCCGACGATCGCGCGCGCCACGCTCGATGCGATCGCCGAAGCATGCGCTGGACGTCCAGCGCAGGGTGGATCGCGCCATGCCTGA
- a CDS encoding glycosyltransferase, with amino-acid sequence MALRRARFGEDDPKNIFDVLEMIGASLPDPPLRRLDWRQWLRARSLLFSIAPDPQAFLYALRGGAHAFLSWGAPRPCGTWRYRVKAWRLGVIARRATLVFVNDRVTERQMRVVYGVNALRVPYLVDTDYFRPPASPRDNFWLVPGDNDRDEALVCALARAGHRMVRVSLDPAVANYHQAHREPLVDVRVRVPYRELRDLYQRASAVLLPLTSFNHPAGQTAILEALACDAPVVMSRGRTSTILGAAPGVVVCSERDVGSWQRAVDLAITRASAVGSQRAEWMKEHAPANVAATMLAEIRARWAGSGAASR; translated from the coding sequence ATGGCGCTTCGGCGCGCGCGCTTCGGCGAAGACGATCCGAAAAACATTTTCGATGTCCTCGAGATGATCGGGGCCAGTCTACCTGATCCCCCCTTGCGACGCCTGGACTGGCGGCAGTGGCTGAGGGCACGCAGTCTGCTTTTCAGCATCGCACCTGATCCGCAGGCGTTTCTGTATGCGCTGCGTGGGGGTGCCCATGCGTTTCTGAGCTGGGGCGCGCCGCGTCCCTGCGGCACCTGGCGATATCGCGTGAAGGCCTGGCGCCTAGGAGTGATCGCTCGTCGTGCAACGCTGGTGTTCGTCAACGACCGCGTAACGGAGCGACAGATGCGTGTGGTCTACGGGGTGAATGCGTTACGGGTGCCCTATCTCGTCGATACCGACTACTTCCGTCCGCCGGCATCGCCACGCGACAACTTCTGGCTCGTACCGGGCGACAACGACCGCGACGAGGCTCTGGTCTGTGCGCTTGCCAGGGCCGGACATCGCATGGTTCGCGTCAGCCTCGATCCCGCGGTGGCAAACTACCACCAGGCGCACCGGGAACCGCTGGTCGATGTGCGGGTTCGGGTGCCGTACCGTGAACTGCGTGATCTTTACCAGCGTGCTTCGGCAGTCTTGCTGCCGCTCACGAGTTTCAACCACCCCGCCGGCCAGACGGCAATCCTGGAGGCGCTTGCCTGTGATGCACCGGTCGTGATGTCGCGCGGGCGCACCAGTACGATTCTTGGTGCCGCACCGGGCGTCGTCGTATGTTCGGAGCGCGACGTTGGCTCGTGGCAGCGTGCGGTAGACCTGGCAATCACCCGCGCATCGGCCGTCGGCTCGCAACGCGCCGAATGGATGAAAGAGCACGCCCCGGCAAACGTTGCGGCGACGATGCTTGCAGAGATTCGTGCACGTTGGGCCGGCTCCGGAGCCGCGTCGAGGTGA
- a CDS encoding oligosaccharide repeat unit polymerase → MVLLYLSFILVALAASLALFRSPLHPHFLFTLAFSNVLVIPYIAEGNEHPLIQVIATPERYYYQLDLLVAYVAVLFTTAIYALMRPVNLRFSSIMPRPSRSQAAWIAFTSVAFIFLEIGKRLYATDWSIDDAIHHSLAPRGEQPWSRKTLTGGALHFYFLIGFTMPLAGVAFAYLSAAMRRGRLLNTAGLLITCMLLLTEGSRTPLVFVLGAWIVFSLLFQRTWFTRLLPVALAGGLIVVGTSIMIEYRATGLSNFVDARFGIDESSFETRYHQDDSYYWALLALQHADETGERLEAKDFFLSMLVNPIPRAWWPGKPQTDKSYWKGFKPYWITSSVFGEMIGIFGSILGLVIGWIMASLSYVLLHRVSPIALRPLGIMPYLAIALYVYMFLRSALNLTQFIYLPAAVFLVYALFSRSGKRRRKTMQRRPIAPTLQQPPRPPEELRQAPRRTPGHSPELAREPRLTGNPLA, encoded by the coding sequence ATGGTGCTACTCTATCTGTCGTTCATACTGGTGGCGCTGGCCGCAAGCCTGGCGCTGTTCAGAAGTCCGCTACACCCGCACTTCCTCTTCACGCTGGCATTTTCCAACGTACTCGTTATCCCGTATATCGCCGAAGGAAATGAGCACCCGCTGATTCAGGTCATTGCAACCCCGGAACGATACTACTATCAGCTCGACCTGCTGGTGGCTTATGTCGCCGTGTTGTTCACCACCGCGATCTACGCGCTGATGCGGCCGGTCAACCTGCGCTTCTCGTCCATCATGCCCCGCCCGTCGCGCTCGCAGGCGGCGTGGATTGCATTCACCTCGGTCGCATTCATTTTTCTCGAAATCGGCAAGCGACTGTACGCCACGGACTGGTCGATAGACGATGCAATCCACCACTCGCTCGCGCCCCGCGGCGAACAACCATGGAGCCGAAAAACCCTGACCGGCGGCGCGCTGCATTTCTATTTCCTGATCGGGTTCACCATGCCGTTGGCCGGCGTCGCATTTGCATATCTGTCCGCGGCCATGCGACGCGGGCGCCTGCTGAACACCGCTGGACTGCTGATCACCTGCATGCTGCTACTTACGGAGGGTTCCCGTACGCCACTGGTCTTTGTACTGGGCGCATGGATCGTCTTCTCGCTACTGTTTCAGCGCACCTGGTTCACCCGCCTACTGCCTGTCGCGCTGGCAGGCGGATTGATCGTCGTCGGCACCTCGATCATGATCGAATATCGGGCGACGGGCCTGTCGAATTTTGTCGACGCCCGATTTGGAATCGACGAAAGCAGTTTCGAAACGCGCTACCACCAGGACGACAGTTATTACTGGGCCTTGCTGGCTCTGCAGCATGCAGACGAGACCGGGGAACGGCTGGAGGCGAAGGATTTTTTCCTGTCCATGCTGGTCAACCCAATTCCTCGCGCATGGTGGCCGGGTAAACCGCAGACTGACAAGTCGTACTGGAAGGGATTCAAGCCGTACTGGATCACCAGCAGCGTGTTTGGCGAGATGATCGGAATATTTGGCAGCATTCTGGGCTTGGTAATCGGCTGGATCATGGCCAGCCTGTCATACGTTCTCCTGCATCGTGTCTCGCCGATCGCATTGCGGCCGCTGGGAATCATGCCGTATCTGGCCATTGCACTGTACGTGTACATGTTCCTGCGATCCGCCCTGAATCTGACGCAGTTCATCTACCTGCCGGCCGCGGTGTTTCTCGTTTACGCCCTGTTCTCACGGTCAGGCAAGCGACGCCGGAAAACGATGCAGCGCCGCCCGATTGCACCAACGCTGCAACAACCACCGCGTCCACCTGAAGAATTGCGCCAGGCCCCGCGCCGCACACCAGGTCACTCGCCGGAACTCGCCCGCGAACCCCGGCTCACCGGTAACCCGCTGGCCTGA
- a CDS encoding class I SAM-dependent methyltransferase, with amino-acid sequence MTDKRVQEQPGEAPVRWVDHCDLCGQPAPFVELVARDPRTDAELASLGVTGSAYTTVACRNCGWTFKPGVLSDEQLTRLYAQRGGEHVVSTELAGHDRRADELFQFLRRHLNLDSPRRVLDIGGGIGHVSRVLAEHGHRVTVVDMSGGAPVHPTIEIRRTTVDRLGSEKSYDLAIMNHILEHVWSPTELLERAIAVVRPGGHLYIEVPFELYTPMVKRKLGDSCHVGYFSMTTLRQFIAKLGLVPVSVQRVLGRYDVRRVMILRALVGVPEAPRKQTTALMGRGWRSVALEMIYPAQLLIMVRFIVLRWIARLARR; translated from the coding sequence ATGACGGACAAGCGAGTGCAGGAACAGCCCGGGGAGGCCCCGGTCCGCTGGGTCGATCACTGCGATCTCTGCGGACAGCCGGCACCATTCGTTGAACTGGTTGCCCGCGACCCGCGCACCGACGCCGAGCTTGCATCGCTCGGTGTGACCGGGTCGGCATACACGACCGTTGCCTGCCGCAATTGCGGATGGACGTTCAAGCCCGGAGTGCTAAGCGATGAACAATTGACCCGTTTGTACGCTCAACGCGGCGGCGAACATGTGGTGTCCACGGAACTCGCTGGTCATGATCGCAGGGCAGATGAACTGTTCCAGTTCCTTCGGCGGCATCTGAATCTCGATTCACCACGGCGGGTTCTGGACATCGGTGGCGGAATCGGGCACGTGAGCCGGGTGCTCGCGGAACACGGGCATCGGGTGACCGTGGTCGATATGTCGGGCGGCGCGCCAGTCCACCCGACCATCGAGATCCGACGTACGACGGTTGATCGGCTCGGGTCGGAGAAGAGCTACGACCTCGCAATCATGAACCACATCCTTGAGCATGTGTGGTCGCCCACGGAATTGCTCGAACGCGCCATTGCCGTGGTGCGCCCAGGTGGGCATCTGTATATCGAGGTTCCGTTCGAGCTGTACACACCCATGGTCAAACGCAAGCTCGGGGATTCATGTCACGTCGGTTACTTTTCCATGACCACCCTGCGTCAGTTCATTGCGAAGCTCGGGCTCGTGCCGGTTTCGGTTCAAAGGGTGCTCGGGCGCTATGACGTGCGAAGGGTGATGATCTTGCGTGCGCTGGTGGGTGTGCCGGAGGCTCCTCGAAAGCAAACAACCGCGCTGATGGGGCGTGGCTGGCGTTCGGTTGCGCTCGAGATGATCTATCCTGCACAGCTTTTGATCATGGTCCGGTTCATCGTCCTTCGTTGGATAGCACGCCTCGCGCGACGATAG
- a CDS encoding oligosaccharide flippase family protein codes for MRRAVVYTTATNLGIQALAAVSGVLLARMLGPEGRGEFAAVLLWPMLLANVALVGMDVETARLAAANRRSVRALVGLALRAALIAGGLGAFIGWWLLPAVLPGDKLHLLGTSRAMLLVIAASVANVLVFSIALGREDHRAYNLSRLSFSLVYVTLLSVVALSASAQVSVVAAAFGFAAALGVVVSLVIVLRGHEPAAMAEPDFTLRSLLRGAWPFAGSNALQALNIYIAQVMLIALSDSHTLGLYAVAFVFASAQSSFATAMASLSFARVASAGDELGAQWLIERAQIAIVAAVAIMLIVMVVGPHLLPLLFGEAFSAAVPIMLAIVPASALSGVALMFDHVLRGRGVVRGGIRARALGVLLVIGVSVVTEPSLGVYGVVLGVNVGALCELYVLARAAASHFEANTVELLSLRLSMVRRILSAAMGRANR; via the coding sequence ATGCGCCGCGCGGTTGTTTACACCACGGCCACGAACCTGGGCATCCAGGCTTTGGCCGCCGTGTCCGGCGTGCTGCTGGCTCGCATGCTCGGTCCGGAAGGACGCGGCGAGTTTGCAGCCGTACTTCTTTGGCCAATGCTGCTCGCCAATGTCGCGCTGGTCGGCATGGATGTGGAGACCGCGCGCCTGGCGGCCGCGAACCGACGTTCGGTCCGAGCGTTGGTCGGTCTTGCATTGAGGGCGGCATTGATTGCCGGCGGCCTGGGCGCGTTCATCGGCTGGTGGTTGTTGCCCGCGGTATTGCCGGGCGACAAGCTGCATCTGCTGGGCACGAGCCGCGCGATGTTGCTGGTGATCGCCGCCAGCGTCGCCAACGTGCTGGTATTTTCGATCGCACTCGGGCGCGAGGACCATCGCGCATACAACCTGAGCCGTCTGTCGTTCAGCCTCGTCTACGTGACATTGCTTAGCGTTGTGGCGCTTTCGGCATCTGCGCAAGTGTCTGTCGTCGCCGCCGCGTTTGGATTTGCGGCGGCGCTCGGCGTGGTGGTCTCGCTGGTCATCGTGCTGCGCGGTCACGAACCGGCGGCAATGGCCGAACCGGATTTTACGCTGCGGAGCTTGTTGCGCGGTGCCTGGCCGTTCGCGGGATCAAACGCATTGCAGGCCCTCAACATCTATATCGCGCAGGTGATGCTGATCGCGCTGTCGGATTCGCATACCCTGGGTCTGTATGCGGTCGCGTTCGTTTTCGCATCCGCGCAGTCAAGCTTTGCCACGGCGATGGCGTCGCTGTCGTTCGCGCGTGTGGCATCGGCGGGCGACGAACTGGGTGCACAGTGGTTGATCGAGCGGGCGCAGATCGCCATCGTTGCCGCCGTGGCGATCATGTTGATCGTAATGGTGGTCGGTCCCCACTTGCTGCCGCTGCTGTTCGGCGAGGCGTTCTCGGCGGCCGTGCCGATCATGCTGGCTATCGTGCCCGCGAGCGCGCTCAGCGGTGTCGCGCTGATGTTCGACCACGTACTGCGTGGCCGCGGTGTGGTTCGCGGCGGCATCCGCGCGCGTGCTCTCGGTGTGCTGTTGGTGATCGGCGTTTCCGTGGTCACTGAGCCATCGCTTGGTGTCTACGGCGTGGTGCTGGGTGTGAATGTGGGCGCGCTGTGTGAGCTTTACGTGCTTGCGCGGGCGGCGGCCAGTCACTTCGAGGCGAACACCGTCGAGTTGCTGTCGCTGCGTCTTTCGATGGTCCGACGAATACTGTCGGCCGCAATGGGGCGAGCCAATCGATGA